The proteins below are encoded in one region of Paenibacillus albus:
- the argB gene encoding acetylglutamate kinase — MEQRFVMKCGGSTLAALPASFFEDLRDLQERGVKAVIVHGGGPAISETLGKLGIASEFVNGLRKTSDEVLDVVEMVLAGRINKEIVRRIQQSGAKSLGLSGVDGELIKAQPVANADEIGFVGDVTDVNAKIVEGVMGMGYIPVIAPIGIDAAGQRYNINADTAAGAVASHLGVERMIVVTDVPGIMNGQKQVLPTVTVEEIEAMIASGEIYGGMIPKVRAAIACIHGQVKEVVIVNGDVPGVLSKAVLEGGIGTRIVQA; from the coding sequence ATGGAACAGCGGTTTGTAATGAAATGCGGAGGCAGCACCTTGGCGGCGCTGCCGGCTTCTTTCTTCGAGGATCTGCGCGATCTGCAGGAGCGCGGCGTGAAGGCGGTTATCGTCCATGGCGGCGGTCCGGCAATCTCCGAGACACTCGGCAAGTTAGGCATAGCGAGCGAGTTTGTAAACGGACTGCGCAAGACCAGTGACGAAGTGCTTGATGTCGTCGAGATGGTACTCGCAGGGCGGATCAACAAGGAGATCGTTCGGCGCATTCAGCAAAGCGGCGCGAAGTCGCTTGGACTGTCCGGCGTAGACGGCGAGCTCATTAAGGCACAGCCGGTGGCGAATGCGGATGAGATCGGTTTCGTCGGCGATGTGACCGACGTGAACGCGAAGATCGTTGAAGGCGTGATGGGCATGGGTTATATCCCTGTCATCGCTCCGATCGGCATCGATGCGGCAGGCCAGCGGTATAACATTAACGCGGATACGGCGGCAGGCGCGGTTGCGTCGCATCTCGGCGTAGAGCGGATGATCGTTGTCACCGACGTGCCGGGCATTATGAACGGCCAGAAGCAAGTACTGCCGACAGTCACTGTCGAAGAGATCGAAGCGATGATCGCAAGCGGCGAAATCTACGGCGGCATGATTCCGAAGGTGCGTGCAGCGATTGCCTGCATCCACGGCCAAGTGAAAGAAGTTGTTATCGTGAATGGCGATGTCCCTGGCGTTCTGAGCAAAGCAGTTCTCGAAGGCGGCATCGGCACACGCATTGTGCAAGCTTAA
- a CDS encoding acetylornithine transaminase: MMSDMNKVAETASSSLFPTYARYPIALVKGDGSWLWDDQGNKYLDFMCGLAVTNLGHAPKQVKEALVKQLDELWHVSNLFHIPNQEAAAKLLTDNSHADAVFFCSTGAEANEAAIKLARRYHQKVKGNGRNEIITFAQSFHGRTLATLTATGQEKVKEGFGPLPEGFRYIPLHDYEALEAAITDKTAAIMIEMIQAEGGVIPVEPAFVQHLAKVCKERGILLIVDEIQTGMGRTGKLFGFQHYGIEPDIFTLAKGLGSGFPVGAMLAKGELREAFNAGSHGSTFGGTPIATAVVKATIEALLEEKAADRAAETGEYLMSQLREKLAGNPFVQEIRGKGLMIGIVCSGPVANIIAEGQKRGLLVVTAGPNVVRLLPSLLISRDEVDLGVSILTSIFADQTAPV, encoded by the coding sequence ATGATGAGCGATATGAACAAAGTGGCAGAAACAGCAAGCAGCTCTCTTTTTCCGACGTATGCAAGATACCCGATTGCGCTCGTGAAGGGCGATGGCAGTTGGTTGTGGGATGATCAAGGTAATAAGTATTTGGACTTTATGTGCGGCCTTGCCGTCACGAACCTTGGCCACGCGCCGAAGCAAGTGAAGGAAGCGCTCGTGAAGCAGCTCGATGAGCTATGGCATGTTTCCAACCTGTTCCACATTCCGAATCAGGAGGCGGCGGCGAAGCTGCTGACCGATAACAGCCATGCAGACGCGGTGTTCTTCTGCAGCACTGGCGCGGAGGCGAATGAAGCGGCAATTAAGCTGGCCCGCCGTTACCATCAGAAGGTGAAGGGGAACGGTCGCAACGAGATCATTACGTTCGCCCAATCGTTCCATGGACGTACGCTCGCAACGCTGACTGCAACAGGCCAAGAGAAGGTAAAAGAAGGCTTCGGCCCGCTGCCGGAAGGCTTCCGCTACATTCCACTGCATGACTACGAGGCGCTGGAAGCGGCGATTACCGATAAGACGGCTGCGATCATGATCGAGATGATTCAAGCCGAGGGCGGCGTAATCCCAGTAGAGCCTGCATTCGTGCAGCATCTGGCGAAGGTGTGCAAGGAGCGCGGCATTCTTCTTATTGTTGATGAAATTCAAACAGGCATGGGCCGTACGGGTAAACTGTTCGGATTCCAGCATTACGGCATTGAGCCGGATATCTTTACGCTGGCAAAAGGGCTCGGAAGCGGTTTCCCAGTGGGCGCTATGCTCGCAAAGGGCGAGCTGAGAGAAGCGTTTAATGCGGGCAGCCACGGCTCGACGTTCGGCGGAACCCCGATTGCTACAGCTGTCGTGAAGGCGACGATTGAAGCGCTGCTCGAAGAGAAAGCAGCAGACCGTGCAGCTGAAACAGGCGAATATCTCATGAGCCAGCTGCGTGAGAAACTTGCCGGCAACCCGTTCGTGCAAGAAATTCGCGGCAAAGGACTGATGATCGGCATCGTATGCAGCGGTCCGGTTGCGAACATTATTGCGGAAGGTCAGAAGCGCGGCTTGCTCGTTGTAACGGCTGGACCGAATGTAGTTCGTCTGCTGCCGAGCTTACTCATTTCGCGCGACGAAGTCGATCTTGGCGTAAGCATTCTAACTTCGATTTTTGCGGATCAAACGGCTCCGGTATAG
- the hpf gene encoding ribosome hibernation-promoting factor, HPF/YfiA family, with amino-acid sequence MRYNIRGQHILVTDALRDYVEKKLNRLEKYFEEPITSETNVTMSVTKGKHVIEVMIPLASVILRAEEKSEDMYASIDLVVDKLERQIRKHKTKLNNKFRRESGIRTLFKDDGAAVRVLDEEEEYELVRTKRFLLKPMDVEEAILQMNMVGHSFFMFANSETKEVNVVYKRSDGKYGLIAAD; translated from the coding sequence ATGAGATACAACATTCGAGGTCAACACATCTTGGTGACTGATGCCTTGCGCGATTACGTCGAGAAGAAACTTAACCGCCTGGAAAAGTATTTTGAAGAGCCGATTACCTCCGAAACAAATGTTACGATGTCTGTAACGAAAGGCAAGCATGTAATAGAAGTGATGATCCCGCTCGCGAGCGTTATACTTAGAGCTGAGGAGAAGAGCGAGGATATGTACGCTTCGATTGATTTGGTTGTGGACAAACTGGAGCGGCAAATTCGGAAACATAAAACAAAACTAAACAATAAATTCCGTAGGGAAAGCGGCATCCGGACCTTGTTTAAGGACGACGGCGCAGCCGTTCGCGTACTTGATGAGGAAGAGGAATACGAGCTTGTGCGGACGAAGCGGTTTCTATTGAAGCCGATGGATGTTGAGGAAGCCATTCTTCAGATGAACATGGTCGGTCATTCCTTCTTCATGTTCGCCAATTCCGAAACGAAGGAAGTGAATGTCGTCTACAAACGCAGTGACGGCAAATACGGATTAATTGCAGCAGATTAG
- the argJ gene encoding bifunctional glutamate N-acetyltransferase/amino-acid acetyltransferase ArgJ, translated as MGQGNIAATYTVVPDGSVTTPQGFKAAGLHCGLKKTTRHDIGAIVCEVPAAAAGVYTTNVFQAAPIQVTRESIASGKLRAVIVNSGNANACTGKQGEADAYEMRSAFAEAIGVPAEQVAVASTGVIGELLKMDRVRGGIAELPARLGSSYEAADDFCQAILTTDLVKKEVCVSVVIDGKTVHIAGASKGSGMIHPNMATMLGFVTTDAAIGSEALHTLLRQVTDVTFNMITVDGDTSTNDMLVAMASGFAGNDELNASHPDYAAFAEGLRYVCEVLAKAIARDGEGATKLVEVQVRGAESDASAQAIAKTVIGSSLVKSAVFGADANWGRIIAAVGRAGVAVNPETVDIALGDIVTLTQSRPVAFDEEAALVYLKGDTVVIYVDLHMGEGTATAWGCDLTYDYVRINAAYRT; from the coding sequence ATGGGACAGGGGAACATTGCAGCAACTTATACAGTCGTACCGGATGGCTCCGTCACGACACCTCAAGGCTTTAAAGCCGCAGGACTACATTGCGGTTTGAAGAAGACGACGCGCCATGATATTGGCGCAATCGTGTGCGAAGTACCCGCAGCAGCAGCTGGCGTGTACACGACGAATGTATTCCAAGCGGCGCCGATTCAAGTGACGCGCGAGAGCATCGCAAGCGGCAAGCTGCGCGCAGTGATCGTGAACAGCGGCAACGCGAATGCTTGCACAGGCAAGCAGGGCGAAGCTGATGCTTACGAGATGCGCAGCGCGTTCGCGGAAGCAATCGGCGTGCCCGCAGAGCAAGTTGCTGTCGCGTCCACAGGCGTCATCGGCGAGCTGCTGAAGATGGACCGTGTGCGCGGCGGTATTGCAGAATTGCCGGCGCGACTCGGTTCCTCCTACGAAGCGGCGGATGACTTCTGCCAAGCGATTCTGACGACGGACCTCGTGAAGAAGGAAGTATGCGTCTCCGTTGTCATCGACGGCAAGACGGTGCATATCGCCGGCGCTTCCAAAGGTAGCGGCATGATTCATCCGAACATGGCGACAATGCTCGGTTTCGTAACGACGGATGCGGCTATCGGCAGTGAAGCGCTGCACACGCTGCTTCGTCAAGTGACGGACGTGACGTTCAACATGATTACAGTTGATGGCGATACAAGCACGAACGACATGCTAGTAGCGATGGCGAGCGGTTTTGCAGGCAATGACGAATTAAACGCAAGTCACCCGGATTACGCGGCGTTCGCGGAAGGTCTTCGCTATGTATGCGAAGTGCTGGCGAAAGCAATCGCGCGTGACGGCGAAGGCGCAACGAAGCTTGTAGAAGTACAAGTGCGCGGAGCTGAGTCGGATGCATCCGCACAGGCGATTGCGAAGACGGTTATCGGTTCTTCGCTCGTGAAATCCGCTGTATTCGGCGCAGACGCGAACTGGGGCCGCATCATTGCGGCAGTCGGACGTGCAGGCGTTGCCGTTAACCCTGAGACAGTCGATATCGCTCTCGGTGACATCGTGACGCTGACACAGTCGCGTCCGGTTGCTTTTGACGAAGAGGCTGCACTCGTGTATTTGAAAGGCGACACGGTTGTCATTTATGTCGATTTGCATATGGGCGAAGGCACAGCAACGGCGTGGGGCTGCGACTTGACCTATGATTATGTCCGCATCAACGCGGCATACCGCACATAA
- the argF gene encoding ornithine carbamoyltransferase codes for MTNLLTEEMAVSLKGRDFIGLADYSPAEVRYLIDLAIDLKRKQKAGEVFHPLKGKTLGMIFEKSSTRTRVSFEVGMYQLGGHALFLSRNDLQIGRGEPISDTAQVMSRYVDGIMIRTFAHRTVIELARAATIPVINGLTDLSHPCQALCDYQTVLEHKGRLEGLKVAYIGDGNNMVHSLMMGAAKLGMHISVATPEGYEPDAEIIRQAKENAAETGSRIVVCRDPKEAIADADVVYTDVWASMGFEAEQKERELAFANFQVNEELARYAKSDYLFMHCLPAHRGEEVSEGVIDGKHSIIFDQAENRLHAQKAIMAAIM; via the coding sequence ATGACGAATCTGTTAACGGAAGAAATGGCGGTTAGCCTAAAAGGCCGCGACTTTATTGGGCTCGCGGACTATTCGCCAGCTGAGGTACGCTATCTGATCGATCTGGCGATCGATCTGAAGCGTAAGCAGAAGGCCGGTGAAGTGTTTCACCCGCTGAAGGGCAAGACGCTCGGCATGATTTTTGAGAAATCATCGACGCGTACGCGCGTTTCGTTCGAGGTGGGCATGTACCAGCTCGGCGGGCATGCGCTGTTCCTAAGCCGCAACGATCTGCAAATCGGCCGCGGCGAGCCGATCTCCGACACGGCGCAGGTCATGTCGCGTTATGTGGACGGCATTATGATCCGTACGTTTGCGCACCGCACCGTCATCGAGCTTGCGCGCGCTGCAACGATTCCGGTCATTAACGGCCTTACAGATCTGTCCCACCCTTGTCAGGCGCTTTGTGATTATCAAACCGTGCTTGAGCATAAGGGCCGCCTGGAAGGGCTGAAGGTTGCGTACATTGGCGACGGCAACAATATGGTCCACTCTTTGATGATGGGCGCTGCCAAGCTTGGCATGCACATTTCGGTGGCGACTCCGGAAGGCTACGAACCGGACGCGGAAATCATTCGTCAGGCGAAGGAGAATGCAGCGGAGACGGGCTCGCGCATTGTCGTCTGCCGTGATCCGAAGGAAGCGATTGCGGATGCGGATGTTGTCTACACGGACGTATGGGCGAGCATGGGCTTTGAAGCGGAGCAGAAGGAGCGCGAGCTTGCTTTTGCAAACTTCCAGGTGAATGAGGAGCTTGCGCGTTATGCGAAGAGCGATTACCTGTTCATGCACTGCCTGCCTGCGCATCGTGGCGAAGAAGTGAGCGAAGGCGTCATCGACGGCAAGCACTCGATTATTTTTGATCAGGCGGAGAACCGTCTGCACGCACAGAAAGCGATCATGGCTGCCATCATGTAA
- the argC gene encoding N-acetyl-gamma-glutamyl-phosphate reductase: MSTSVKAAIIGSTGYGGVELIRLLASHPKVEVTSVVSSSSAGAPIAEGFPHLTEIRTDLLDDVDPALIKSKADVVFIATPAGIATKLTPSLLAAGLKVIDISGDHRLKSRAEYETWYKKEAAEQQFLDQAVYGLAEVYGDAVRGVDLISNPGCFPTATLLGLIPAVKEGYIDPATIIIDAKSGVSGAGRGASLGTHYSELNENFKAYKINKHQHIPEIEQVLTDVAGKKVVTTFTTHLVPMTRGIMSTMYATVTGDHKLEDFISLYRNYYEGRPFVRVRSNGTWPATKEVYGSNYCDIGFAVDERTGRITIISVIDNLVKGAAGQAIQNLNLMMGWDETEGLKFVPVYP; the protein is encoded by the coding sequence ATGAGTACATCAGTAAAGGCAGCAATTATCGGGTCGACCGGATACGGCGGCGTTGAGCTCATAAGGCTACTAGCCAGCCATCCGAAGGTGGAAGTGACCTCGGTTGTTTCATCTTCCAGCGCGGGAGCGCCAATTGCGGAGGGCTTTCCGCATCTGACAGAAATTCGCACAGATCTACTTGATGATGTCGACCCGGCTTTGATCAAGAGCAAAGCGGATGTCGTATTTATAGCTACACCGGCAGGCATTGCAACAAAGCTAACGCCTTCCCTGCTCGCGGCAGGCTTGAAGGTTATTGATATTTCCGGCGATCACCGGCTGAAATCTCGCGCGGAGTACGAGACTTGGTACAAGAAAGAGGCCGCGGAGCAGCAGTTCTTGGATCAAGCGGTATATGGTCTTGCGGAAGTGTACGGCGATGCCGTGCGCGGCGTGGACCTAATATCCAATCCGGGCTGCTTCCCGACAGCGACGCTGCTTGGTTTGATTCCGGCGGTGAAGGAAGGCTACATAGATCCGGCGACGATTATTATCGATGCGAAGTCCGGCGTATCCGGCGCAGGCCGCGGCGCGAGCCTAGGCACGCATTACTCCGAGCTGAATGAAAACTTTAAAGCTTACAAAATCAATAAGCATCAGCATATTCCAGAAATCGAGCAGGTGCTGACGGACGTGGCCGGCAAGAAGGTTGTCACGACGTTCACGACACATCTCGTACCGATGACGCGCGGCATTATGAGCACGATGTATGCAACCGTTACAGGCGACCATAAGCTCGAAGATTTCATTTCACTATACCGTAATTATTATGAGGGTCGTCCGTTCGTCCGTGTTCGCAGCAATGGCACATGGCCGGCGACGAAGGAAGTTTACGGTTCGAACTACTGCGATATCGGCTTTGCCGTCGATGAGCGCACAGGGCGGATCACGATTATCTCGGTTATTGATAACCTGGTGAAGGGCGCTGCAGGGCAAGCGATCCAGAACTTGAATCTAATGATGGGCTGGGACGAGACGGAAGGCTTGAAGTTCGTACCGGTATATCCGTAA
- a CDS encoding YitT family protein: MDNQQDQHSLAKHRPNSRTRKAMGAKTENAISVALLLIGSFLIAISFNLFLVPLGIASGGVSGISILVQHEWGITPAYTQWALNIPLFLLGLWLLGKKFALKTALGSFLLPLLVLFTSHWHAPTDNAMLASIYGGIGVGAGLGLVFRGKASTGGLDLAAQLLHRFTGIRLGLAVACFDGAVIAAAGILIAPENALYALVGLFVTSKTIDFVQTGLATSRVAFIISDKPVEITNVVLHDLDRGLTKLDGHGGYTGEARSVLMVVVGQNEVSKLKSLVRSTDPYAFVIISETAEVLGEGFKLP; the protein is encoded by the coding sequence ATGGACAACCAACAAGATCAGCATTCATTAGCAAAGCATAGGCCGAACAGCCGCACGAGAAAAGCGATGGGAGCGAAGACAGAGAACGCAATCAGCGTAGCGCTGCTGCTCATCGGTTCATTCCTTATTGCGATCAGCTTTAACTTATTTCTGGTACCGCTAGGCATCGCATCCGGCGGCGTGTCCGGTATCTCCATTCTCGTTCAGCATGAGTGGGGCATCACACCGGCATATACACAATGGGCGCTCAATATTCCGCTATTCCTATTGGGCCTTTGGCTGCTCGGCAAGAAGTTTGCGCTGAAGACAGCGCTAGGCTCCTTCCTTCTCCCGCTGCTTGTTCTATTCACTTCGCACTGGCATGCGCCAACGGATAATGCGATGCTCGCTTCAATTTATGGCGGCATCGGCGTAGGCGCGGGACTTGGTCTTGTATTCCGCGGCAAGGCATCGACAGGAGGCCTCGATCTGGCGGCGCAGCTGCTGCATCGGTTCACGGGCATACGGCTTGGACTTGCTGTAGCCTGCTTCGACGGGGCCGTGATTGCGGCGGCCGGTATTCTGATTGCACCGGAGAATGCGCTTTATGCACTTGTCGGCTTGTTCGTGACAAGCAAAACGATTGATTTTGTTCAAACAGGACTTGCGACTTCGAGGGTAGCTTTCATTATTTCGGACAAGCCCGTAGAAATTACGAACGTCGTGCTGCATGATCTGGATCGAGGCCTCACGAAGCTTGACGGCCATGGAGGATATACAGGGGAAGCGCGGAGCGTCCTGATGGTAGTCGTGGGACAGAATGAAGTCTCGAAGCTGAAGAGTCTCGTCCGGTCGACGGATCCGTATGCTTTTGTCATTATTAGCGAGACGGCAGAGGTGCTTGGAGAAGGGTTCAAATTGCCTTAA
- the prfB gene encoding peptide chain release factor 2 (programmed frameshift) gives MIDIEVKQDLREMAKRLQELRGSLDLDIKQEMIANFEERMSAPDFWDNNERAQSTIAELNAVKSVVDQYTRMQSEQEDLQTMLELAEEEGDDEELAAELTKSVSELMSKVSEFELQLLLSEPYDKLNAILELHPGAGGTESQDWGQMLYRMYTRWAEKHGFKVELLDYLAGDEAGIKSVTLSIKGHNAYGYLKAEKGVHRLVRISPFDASGRRHTSFVSCDIMPEIEDDIEIEIRSEDLKVDTYRASGAGGQHINKTESAIRITHVPSGIVVSCQTQRSQIQNRERAMQMLRSKLYERKIEEQQKHLAEIRGEQSDIAWGSQIRSYVFHPYSMVKDHRTSVETGNVGAVMDGDLDMFIDGYLRSKIRHEEQ, from the exons ATGATAGACATAGAGGTCAAACAAGACCTGCGTGAAATGGCGAAGCGTCTCCAAGAACTCAGGGGGTCTCTT GACTTAGATATTAAGCAAGAGATGATCGCGAACTTCGAGGAGCGCATGAGTGCGCCGGACTTCTGGGATAACAACGAGCGAGCGCAAAGCACGATTGCGGAGCTGAACGCCGTGAAATCCGTCGTCGACCAGTATACGCGGATGCAAAGCGAGCAAGAGGATTTGCAAACGATGCTGGAGCTGGCGGAAGAAGAGGGCGACGATGAGGAGCTGGCAGCGGAGCTTACGAAGAGCGTATCCGAGCTGATGAGCAAGGTGAGCGAGTTCGAGCTGCAGCTGCTGCTGAGCGAGCCATACGACAAGCTTAATGCGATTCTGGAGCTTCACCCCGGCGCAGGCGGCACAGAGTCGCAAGACTGGGGCCAAATGCTGTACCGGATGTACACCCGCTGGGCAGAGAAGCACGGCTTCAAGGTCGAGCTGCTCGATTACTTGGCAGGTGACGAGGCGGGCATTAAGAGCGTAACCTTGTCGATTAAAGGACATAATGCTTACGGTTATTTGAAAGCGGAGAAGGGCGTGCACCGTCTGGTGCGTATATCGCCATTCGACGCTTCAGGCCGTCGTCATACGTCCTTCGTATCGTGTGACATTATGCCTGAGATTGAAGACGACATCGAGATCGAGATTCGGTCCGAGGATTTGAAGGTGGACACGTACCGGGCCAGCGGCGCGGGCGGTCAGCACATCAATAAGACGGAATCGGCCATTCGAATTACGCATGTCCCGTCGGGAATCGTGGTATCGTGTCAAACGCAGCGTTCTCAGATTCAGAACCGTGAGCGCGCGATGCAGATGCTCCGCTCCAAGCTCTACGAACGTAAGATCGAAGAGCAGCAGAAGCATCTGGCGGAGATTCGTGGCGAACAATCGGACATTGCATGGGGTAGCCAGATCCGCTCCTATGTCTTCCATCCGTACAGCATGGTCAAGGATCATCGCACATCGGTAGAAACAGGCAATGTCGGCGCAGTAATGGACGGCGATCTCGATATGTTCATCGACGGCTATCTGCGCAGCAAGATTCGCCATGAAGAGCAATGA
- a CDS encoding cold shock domain-containing protein, producing the protein MQGKVKWFNAEKGYGFIETEQGGDVFVHFSAIQSEGFKTLEEGQSVEFDIVEGARGPQAANVTKL; encoded by the coding sequence ATGCAAGGTAAAGTTAAATGGTTCAACGCAGAGAAGGGTTATGGTTTCATCGAGACTGAGCAAGGCGGCGACGTATTTGTTCATTTCTCCGCAATCCAATCCGAAGGCTTCAAAACACTTGAAGAAGGCCAATCCGTAGAGTTCGACATCGTCGAAGGCGCACGTGGTCCTCAAGCTGCAAACGTAACTAAACTGTAA
- the secA gene encoding preprotein translocase subunit SecA has protein sequence MLGLVKKLFGDANEREIKRLLRTVEEINGLEPQISQLSDEGLRDKTAEFKARLEQGDDIDSLLPEAFAVCREASKRVLDKRHYDVQLIGGMVLHEGQIAEMKTGEGKTLVATLAVYLNALLGKGVHVVTVNDYLATRDSEQMGQLYRFLGLTVGCNLHGLSHEQKQEAYACDITYGTNNEFGFDYLRDNMVLYKEQMVQRPLYYAIIDEVDSILVDEARTPLIISGQAAKSTELYFAADRFVQRMKEEEDFTVDIKLRSVTMTEAGVEKAEKAFSIENLFDHVNVTLNHHIQQALKAHVIMKRDVDYVVQDEEVVIVDEFTGRLMAGRRYSDGLHQAIEAKEQIKVQNESMTLATITFQNYFRMYRKLSGMTGTAKTEEEEFKKIYGLEVITVPTNKKNIRDDIADVVYKTENGKFKAVVEEIVKRHKNNQPVLVGTVSIENSEKLSEMLKKKGIQHKVLNAKYHAEEAEIISRAGQSTAVTIATNMAGRGTDILLGDSVSGIGGLHIIGTERHESRRIDNQLRGRAGRQGDPGSSQFYLSLEDELMRRFGSENIMGMMERLGFEEDQPIESRLISRAIESAQKRVEGNNFDQRKVVLQYDDVMNQQREIIYKQRREVLFSENIREIVLEMIKPVITKIVEAHCPTDDVPENWELQEIVDYAEGNFLNEDSITKDDLWGKEPNEIIEFLFEKVVALYNEREENIGAETMREFEKVVVLRAVDSKWMDHIDAMDQLRQGIHLRAYGGTDPLREYQFEGFEMFKEMIEHIQEEITKYIMKAHVENNLERQEVAKGQTESGGSSEMAQKRPVVKEERVRRNDPCPCGSGKKYKQCHGQ, from the coding sequence ATGCTCGGACTTGTTAAAAAATTATTCGGAGACGCCAACGAACGAGAGATTAAGCGTCTTTTGCGAACTGTTGAGGAAATAAATGGGCTGGAGCCGCAAATCTCACAACTATCGGACGAAGGGCTTCGAGATAAGACAGCTGAATTTAAAGCTCGTCTTGAACAAGGAGACGATATTGACTCCCTGCTCCCTGAAGCGTTCGCTGTTTGTAGAGAGGCATCCAAGCGGGTGTTGGACAAGCGTCATTATGACGTTCAACTGATTGGCGGTATGGTACTGCATGAAGGCCAAATCGCAGAGATGAAAACGGGTGAAGGTAAAACGTTGGTTGCGACCCTTGCCGTATATTTAAATGCACTCCTTGGCAAAGGCGTTCACGTTGTTACAGTCAATGACTATCTGGCGACTCGCGACAGCGAGCAAATGGGCCAGCTATATAGGTTTCTCGGCTTAACGGTAGGTTGTAACCTGCACGGCCTTTCGCATGAGCAGAAGCAAGAGGCTTATGCTTGCGATATCACATACGGAACGAACAATGAGTTCGGCTTCGATTATCTGCGCGACAACATGGTGCTGTATAAGGAACAGATGGTACAGCGTCCGCTTTATTATGCCATTATTGACGAAGTTGACTCCATTCTTGTGGATGAGGCGCGTACACCGCTAATTATTTCCGGTCAAGCTGCGAAATCGACGGAGCTGTATTTTGCTGCGGATCGTTTCGTACAGCGGATGAAAGAAGAAGAAGATTTCACCGTTGATATTAAGCTTCGTTCGGTAACCATGACAGAAGCCGGCGTTGAGAAAGCGGAGAAAGCATTCAGCATTGAGAACTTGTTCGATCACGTGAACGTAACGCTCAACCATCACATTCAACAAGCGCTTAAAGCGCATGTTATTATGAAGCGCGATGTTGACTACGTTGTGCAGGACGAAGAAGTTGTTATCGTTGACGAATTCACAGGCCGTCTGATGGCTGGCCGCCGCTACAGCGATGGTCTTCACCAAGCGATTGAAGCGAAGGAACAAATCAAGGTACAGAACGAGAGCATGACGCTCGCGACGATTACCTTCCAGAACTACTTCCGTATGTACCGCAAGCTGTCTGGTATGACAGGTACAGCGAAGACTGAGGAAGAAGAGTTCAAGAAGATCTATGGCCTTGAAGTTATTACAGTGCCAACGAACAAGAAGAATATTCGTGATGATATCGCGGATGTTGTCTATAAGACGGAGAACGGCAAGTTTAAGGCCGTTGTTGAGGAAATCGTCAAACGCCACAAGAACAATCAACCGGTGCTTGTCGGTACAGTTTCCATCGAGAACTCCGAGAAGCTCTCTGAGATGCTGAAGAAGAAAGGCATCCAGCACAAAGTCCTCAACGCGAAGTACCATGCGGAGGAAGCAGAAATCATCTCACGTGCGGGTCAATCAACAGCAGTTACGATTGCGACGAACATGGCTGGCCGTGGTACGGATATTTTGCTTGGAGATTCGGTTAGCGGTATCGGCGGTTTGCACATTATCGGTACGGAGCGTCATGAGAGCCGCCGGATCGATAACCAGCTGCGCGGTCGTGCGGGACGTCAAGGCGACCCGGGTTCATCGCAGTTCTACCTGTCCCTTGAAGACGAACTGATGCGCCGCTTCGGTTCCGAGAACATCATGGGCATGATGGAGCGTCTGGGCTTCGAGGAAGACCAGCCGATCGAGAGCCGTCTCATCTCCCGTGCCATTGAATCCGCTCAGAAGCGGGTTGAGGGCAACAACTTCGATCAGCGGAAAGTCGTCCTTCAATATGATGACGTTATGAACCAGCAGCGTGAAATCATCTACAAGCAGCGCCGCGAAGTATTGTTCTCTGAGAACATTCGCGAGATCGTTCTGGAGATGATCAAACCGGTCATTACGAAGATCGTTGAAGCACATTGTCCGACTGACGATGTTCCAGAGAACTGGGAGCTTCAAGAAATCGTCGACTATGCGGAAGGCAACTTCCTGAATGAAGATAGTATCACGAAGGATGATCTATGGGGCAAAGAGCCAAACGAGATCATCGAGTTCCTGTTCGAGAAGGTCGTTGCGCTGTACAATGAGCGTGAAGAGAATATCGGTGCAGAGACGATGCGTGAGTTCGAGAAGGTTGTCGTGCTGCGTGCCGTAGACAGCAAGTGGATGGATCATATTGATGCGATGGATCAGCTTCGCCAAGGTATTCACCTTCGTGCATACGGCGGTACGGATCCGCTTCGCGAGTATCAATTTGAAGGCTTCGAAATGTTCAAGGAAATGATTGAGCATATTCAAGAAGAAATCACGAAATATATTATGAAGGCGCATGTCGAGAACAACCTGGAGCGTCAAGAGGTTGCCAAAGGCCAAACCGAATCCGGTGGAAGCAGTGAAATGGCACAGAAGCGTCCAGTTGTGAAAGAAGAGCGCGTTCGCCGGAACGATCCATGCCCTTGCGGCAGCGGCAAGAAATATAAGCAGTGCCACGGACAATAA